In one Leptospira mtsangambouensis genomic region, the following are encoded:
- the hisG gene encoding ATP phosphoribosyltransferase, whose product MLTLALPKGRLAEETAVLLLSKGWLKTLPSEGSKELTFVSEDKRLRLLFVRSQDVCTYVEEAAADAGIVGWDILREGGFDLIAPVDLKLGACRLSLASFPDFDLFAKRSKVRVATKYPNLTREYFFSKGISCEIIKLYGSIELAPIVGLSDCIVDLVSTGGTLKANGLKEFESILYSTARLVCNRSSFYHKHTELRSLIESLEN is encoded by the coding sequence ATGTTAACTTTGGCTCTTCCGAAAGGTAGGCTTGCCGAAGAAACTGCGGTTCTTTTGTTATCCAAAGGATGGTTAAAAACATTGCCATCCGAGGGTTCCAAAGAACTCACCTTTGTCTCGGAAGACAAACGCCTCCGCCTTTTATTTGTCAGATCCCAAGATGTTTGCACCTATGTGGAAGAAGCTGCGGCTGATGCCGGAATCGTCGGTTGGGACATCCTCCGAGAAGGGGGATTTGACCTCATTGCTCCTGTGGATTTAAAATTAGGGGCATGTAGGCTCTCTCTTGCCTCTTTTCCTGACTTTGATCTCTTTGCCAAACGCTCCAAAGTGCGAGTGGCGACCAAATACCCCAACCTAACTAGGGAATATTTTTTTTCCAAAGGGATTTCCTGCGAAATCATCAAACTTTATGGTTCGATTGAACTGGCACCAATTGTAGGTCTATCTGACTGTATCGTGGATTTAGTTTCCACTGGTGGCACACTAAAAGCCAATGGTCTCAAGGAATTTGAGTCGATTTTATACAGTACAGCCCGTTTGGTCTGCAATCGCTCCTCTTTTTATCACAAACACACCGAATTACGGTCTCTTATCGAGAGCCTAGAAAATTAA
- the rpmF gene encoding 50S ribosomal protein L32, whose amino-acid sequence MAVPKRRKSKSKVRTKRAHHAIGKPNLNPCSNCGSFVLSHRVCPYCGFYKGKLVVAQKVKKTTEDN is encoded by the coding sequence ATGGCAGTCCCAAAGAGACGTAAATCAAAATCGAAAGTTAGAACGAAAAGAGCCCATCACGCGATTGGCAAACCTAACTTAAACCCGTGTTCCAATTGTGGATCATTTGTTCTATCCCACCGTGTTTGCCCTTATTGCGGTTTTTATAAGGGAAAACTCGTAGTCGCTCAAAAAGTTAAAAAAACGACCGAAGATAACTAA
- the plsX gene encoding phosphate acyltransferase PlsX codes for MWVAVDAMSGDYGPEGIVEGAVLAVREFGLSVYLVGDEQELLDILLKFDYDTEKIRVIHSSEIIGMNDSPSIAVRAMEDSSVVKAVRLVADKECIGVFSPGNTGATMAAALLHLGRLPGVLRPPIAAHIPREEGPPVLLLDAGANVDCKPEYLAQFAVMGEIYSRELFGIQNPKVGILSNGEEDKKGNTVSVKTFDLLKKIPFNFVGNVEGRDLYGGGREVDVVVCDGFIGNIVLKATEGLAKSIFNVLKNSIRQSSLAQTGALLLKSTFNAVKKRLDYAEYGGALLLGVEGICMIGHGSSNALAVKNAVRVISECAKHGINDRIRTRLSEYKTILSDSV; via the coding sequence ATGTGGGTCGCCGTGGACGCGATGAGCGGAGATTACGGCCCTGAAGGTATCGTCGAGGGCGCGGTACTGGCAGTTCGAGAATTCGGGCTGTCTGTGTATCTCGTTGGCGACGAACAAGAGTTACTTGATATCCTGTTAAAATTTGATTATGACACAGAGAAAATCCGTGTCATTCATTCTTCCGAAATCATCGGTATGAATGATTCTCCTTCGATAGCAGTCCGCGCTATGGAGGATTCTTCCGTAGTCAAAGCAGTTCGTTTGGTGGCAGATAAAGAATGTATCGGTGTGTTTTCTCCGGGAAACACTGGTGCAACTATGGCCGCCGCCTTATTACATCTCGGCCGCCTACCTGGCGTTTTACGACCACCCATCGCTGCGCATATTCCGAGAGAAGAAGGACCACCTGTACTCTTGTTAGATGCCGGTGCCAATGTGGATTGTAAACCCGAATACTTAGCACAATTTGCGGTGATGGGTGAAATTTATTCCCGTGAACTTTTTGGAATCCAAAATCCTAAGGTTGGTATTCTTTCCAATGGGGAAGAAGACAAAAAAGGAAATACGGTTTCTGTCAAAACCTTCGATCTTTTAAAAAAAATACCATTTAACTTTGTAGGAAACGTGGAAGGTCGTGATCTTTATGGTGGTGGCCGTGAAGTGGACGTTGTTGTTTGTGATGGTTTTATAGGAAACATTGTTCTCAAAGCAACAGAAGGCCTTGCAAAATCTATTTTTAATGTTTTAAAAAATTCCATCAGACAATCCAGTCTTGCACAAACTGGTGCCTTACTTTTAAAATCAACATTTAACGCTGTGAAAAAACGTTTAGACTATGCGGAATACGGTGGTGCTCTTCTACTCGGTGTAGAAGGGATTTGTATGATTGGTCATGGTTCATCCAATGCATTGGCAGTTAAAAATGCAGTCAGAGTCATTTCAGAGTGCGCCAAACACGGAATCAACGATAGAATTCGGACAAGACTTAGTGAATACAAAACGATCCTTAGTGATTCGGTTTAA
- the fabG gene encoding 3-oxoacyl-ACP reductase FabG, whose amino-acid sequence MISLSGKTAIVTGGARGIGKATCLKLASLGANIVVADMNPEATNATAEELKAKGYKAIAVVANVSVEEDAQKLIDSAKKEFGSVDILVNNAGITRDTLLMRMKKEQWDSVIAVNLTGTYLCTQAAIKVMMKQENGGSIINLSSISGENGNIGQTNYSASKAGVIGFTKAVALEMASRKVRCNAIAPGFIATEMTEAIPENIRHGMVQAIPLKRAGLPEDIANGIAFLASDASSFITGHILDINGGGFLPGGGH is encoded by the coding sequence ATGATTAGTTTATCAGGAAAAACAGCCATCGTAACAGGTGGAGCAAGAGGAATTGGAAAAGCAACTTGTTTGAAACTTGCTTCTCTTGGAGCCAATATCGTTGTAGCGGATATGAACCCAGAAGCAACGAATGCAACCGCTGAAGAATTAAAAGCCAAAGGTTATAAAGCAATCGCAGTTGTAGCAAACGTTTCTGTTGAAGAAGATGCTCAAAAACTAATTGATTCTGCAAAAAAAGAATTTGGATCTGTTGATATCCTAGTGAACAACGCTGGGATCACTCGTGACACTCTCCTTATGAGAATGAAAAAAGAGCAGTGGGATTCGGTCATCGCAGTAAACCTTACTGGAACTTATCTTTGTACACAAGCAGCCATCAAAGTTATGATGAAACAAGAAAATGGTGGGTCCATCATCAACCTTTCATCTATCTCTGGTGAAAACGGAAATATTGGACAAACAAACTACTCTGCATCTAAAGCAGGAGTGATTGGTTTCACAAAAGCTGTGGCTCTTGAGATGGCATCTAGAAAGGTTCGTTGTAACGCAATCGCTCCAGGTTTTATTGCAACAGAAATGACAGAAGCAATCCCTGAAAACATCAGACACGGTATGGTGCAAGCAATTCCACTCAAACGTGCTGGTCTTCCTGAAGACATCGCAAACGGAATCGCATTCCTTGCATCAGATGCATCTTCTTTTATCACAGGTCATATCCTTGATATCAATGGTGGTGGATTTTTACCAGGTGGCGGTCACTAA
- a CDS encoding DUF1538 domain-containing protein: MARNEKEESIHIGFRETITLILPYFQKKIWDQIKAVIWIVLYLALFQLFILRIPIKEAGLIALGISAVVLGLAFFLEGLFLGLMPLGEALGLRLPQKLGIFSIILFSILMGVGATLAEPAIAILRACGSKVAPWDAPLLYFLLNEGSFFLYLSIAIGVGISVVFGMLRFLFGFSLMRILVPTIVILLGVSIYAYFDENLKFISGLAWDSGAVTTGPVTVPLVVALGIGISKVAEKNDQSSAYGVVTLASLFPILSVFLVGMYFSGKLPKPMSEEVFFKQGIKLEEAKLLLGDSYKVPFTKEVSLPKKISPPEFFKKAKENIFDAFELAIRAILPLSIFLLLFLGLILKEKISYPEEVFLGIGFSIIGLSIFNFGIIFGLNKLGDQVGGKLPSTFRSIELIDSTKFIPNFNPKSVLKAVNEDGKEEKFFYLKERKSYTGIPYHEENWNQKNKVYEYVPIHGPIFGKEDNLLGYLVVLVFAFFLGYSATLAEPALSALGNTVEETTVGTFRKSLLIQSVAVGVGLGTLLGMLKILLEIPLVWIVVPIYLLLLFLNTFSKSEFIDIAWDSAGVTTGPITVPLIIAMGLGIGNQMGTVDGFGILAAASAFPILSVLIMGMFVENSRKLSLRDSELKEK, from the coding sequence ATGGCAAGGAACGAAAAAGAAGAATCCATCCACATTGGGTTTCGTGAGACCATTACCTTAATCCTCCCCTACTTTCAAAAAAAAATTTGGGACCAAATCAAAGCCGTCATCTGGATTGTTCTGTATCTTGCTCTCTTTCAATTATTCATTTTGCGAATTCCCATCAAAGAAGCAGGTCTCATTGCCTTAGGAATCTCTGCAGTAGTTCTTGGTTTGGCTTTCTTTTTGGAAGGACTGTTTTTGGGCCTTATGCCCTTGGGTGAGGCATTGGGACTTCGCCTTCCGCAGAAATTAGGAATTTTTAGCATCATTCTGTTTTCCATATTGATGGGAGTTGGTGCCACCCTGGCAGAGCCAGCCATCGCCATCCTTCGCGCCTGCGGGAGTAAGGTGGCGCCTTGGGATGCTCCCCTACTGTATTTTTTGTTAAACGAAGGGTCTTTTTTTCTTTACCTTTCTATTGCCATAGGTGTTGGGATCTCCGTTGTCTTTGGGATGTTACGATTTTTATTTGGATTTTCCTTAATGCGAATCCTTGTGCCAACCATAGTGATTCTGTTAGGTGTAAGTATATATGCATACTTTGATGAAAATTTAAAATTTATATCTGGCCTTGCTTGGGATTCGGGAGCTGTGACAACGGGACCGGTCACTGTCCCCCTGGTTGTGGCACTGGGGATTGGGATTTCCAAAGTAGCAGAAAAAAATGACCAAAGTAGTGCTTATGGAGTCGTGACCCTTGCTTCTCTTTTTCCCATCCTCTCTGTGTTTTTAGTTGGAATGTATTTTTCTGGAAAACTACCCAAACCAATGTCGGAAGAAGTTTTTTTTAAACAAGGAATCAAATTGGAAGAAGCCAAACTGCTGCTTGGTGATTCATACAAAGTCCCTTTCACAAAAGAAGTATCATTGCCAAAAAAAATTAGCCCACCTGAATTTTTCAAAAAGGCAAAAGAAAATATTTTTGATGCTTTCGAATTAGCAATTCGGGCCATTTTACCTTTATCGATTTTTTTACTTTTGTTTTTGGGATTAATTCTTAAAGAAAAAATATCCTACCCCGAAGAAGTATTTTTGGGGATTGGATTTTCTATCATTGGCCTTAGCATTTTTAACTTTGGAATCATCTTCGGATTAAATAAACTGGGGGACCAAGTAGGTGGAAAACTTCCCTCCACGTTTCGTTCCATTGAACTCATTGACTCTACAAAATTTATTCCTAACTTTAACCCAAAATCTGTTTTGAAAGCAGTCAATGAAGATGGAAAGGAAGAAAAATTCTTTTATCTAAAAGAAAGAAAGTCCTACACAGGAATCCCATACCATGAAGAAAACTGGAATCAAAAAAACAAAGTGTATGAATATGTTCCCATCCATGGACCAATTTTTGGGAAAGAAGACAATTTATTAGGTTACTTAGTAGTTCTTGTATTTGCTTTCTTTTTAGGATATAGTGCCACACTCGCCGAACCAGCATTATCTGCCTTAGGAAACACGGTAGAAGAAACAACTGTTGGTACATTTCGAAAATCATTATTAATTCAATCTGTGGCGGTTGGAGTGGGACTTGGAACTCTCCTCGGTATGTTAAAAATTTTATTAGAAATCCCTTTGGTTTGGATTGTTGTTCCCATTTATCTTTTACTTCTTTTTTTAAATACATTTAGCAAATCAGAATTTATTGATATAGCATGGGATAGCGCCGGAGTAACCACAGGCCCCATCACTGTTCCACTGATCATCGCCATGGGACTTGGGATCGGCAACCAAATGGGAACTGTCGATGGATTTGGAATTTTAGCCGCAGCTTCTGCTTTTCCGATCTTATCTGTTTTGATTATGGGTATGTTTGTTGAGAACTCCCGCAAACTTTCGTTACGTGATTCGGAACTAAAAGAGAAATAA
- a CDS encoding sulfurtransferase, which yields MTQKWIHSFTTFLLLSFSISCAEKKEDNNTLLAGLLLFAANQVKVNTATDLANESAADYNQNNWGLITPQTLARFVNNWQTNKPSHITGNLIILQTDAADRVAGGAASPYIAENPSQGVYVYLLDDYKTVDLPSGGFRFNQTRDTGLFSNSVRYQANGQFVDDWLKTFGINLSKDLVVFTVGTGNGISAGAYPAKAVGAGAVQDVTRAVYWLRYWGADIKNLAILNGNLNKKATGAGIPLSASRSGINLERNAGFSVKQLRVDNTVLTLGLEDIYEIAKSGGTANLPGLTAKQQIIDARPATQYNGTADGLNVARNALLTNPGNQAYITTSFQSSGAPSASAGNQTFVPFEGNIKSSKTFPWADLLKDNADGYEFLDKAAIKTLFDTTRAVYSPGTTIVSQCRTNFEAQVNGFASLNILGYPTVYYDGSLVEWTALVAGHGTNSVNQVPTDFKWRTDTSNVSTFLWYNEPTHVVRPVVNLTATTTKKFIQEDKAYKY from the coding sequence ATGACTCAAAAATGGATCCATTCATTCACCACTTTCCTCCTACTTTCCTTCTCGATATCTTGTGCAGAAAAGAAAGAAGACAATAACACACTACTCGCGGGCCTACTTCTCTTTGCCGCAAACCAAGTGAAAGTGAATACGGCCACTGATTTAGCGAACGAATCGGCAGCGGACTACAACCAAAACAATTGGGGACTCATCACTCCGCAAACTTTGGCTCGATTTGTAAACAATTGGCAAACAAACAAACCAAGCCACATCACAGGAAACCTCATCATCTTACAAACAGATGCAGCTGACCGTGTAGCGGGAGGTGCTGCTTCCCCCTACATTGCAGAAAATCCAAGCCAAGGTGTCTACGTATACCTATTAGATGATTATAAAACTGTCGATTTACCGAGTGGAGGATTCCGTTTCAATCAAACAAGAGACACGGGCTTATTCTCCAATTCCGTTCGTTACCAAGCCAATGGACAGTTTGTCGATGATTGGCTAAAAACTTTTGGAATCAATCTCTCTAAAGACTTAGTTGTTTTTACCGTTGGTACAGGGAATGGAATCTCCGCAGGAGCTTATCCAGCAAAAGCAGTGGGCGCCGGAGCCGTACAAGATGTAACAAGAGCCGTATATTGGTTACGTTATTGGGGAGCCGATATCAAAAACTTGGCAATTCTCAATGGAAACCTGAACAAAAAAGCAACTGGTGCAGGGATTCCGCTTTCTGCAAGTCGGTCAGGAATCAACTTAGAAAGGAATGCAGGATTTTCAGTGAAACAACTACGAGTTGATAATACTGTGCTTACCCTTGGATTGGAAGATATTTATGAGATCGCAAAATCTGGGGGCACTGCAAATCTTCCTGGCCTTACCGCCAAACAGCAGATTATCGATGCAAGGCCAGCCACACAATACAATGGGACAGCGGATGGTTTAAATGTAGCACGAAATGCACTTCTAACAAACCCAGGAAACCAAGCCTACATCACAACTTCCTTTCAATCATCAGGTGCTCCTTCTGCCAGTGCAGGGAACCAAACATTTGTTCCTTTCGAAGGGAATATCAAATCTTCCAAAACATTTCCATGGGCCGACCTACTCAAAGACAATGCGGATGGATATGAATTCTTAGACAAAGCAGCCATCAAAACATTGTTTGATACAACAAGAGCTGTTTACTCACCAGGTACCACAATTGTCAGCCAATGCCGTACAAACTTTGAAGCCCAAGTCAATGGATTTGCCTCGTTGAATATCCTTGGATACCCAACAGTCTATTATGATGGATCTCTCGTGGAATGGACGGCACTAGTAGCGGGACATGGAACAAATTCCGTCAACCAAGTGCCAACTGACTTCAAATGGAGAACGGATACTTCCAATGTATCAACTTTCCTTTGGTACAATGAACCAACCCATGTGGTTCGCCCTGTTGTAAATCTCACGGCAACGACTACAAAAAAATTCATCCAAGAAGATAAGGCTTATAAGTACTAA
- the acpP gene encoding acyl carrier protein, which yields MADFEKIKSIIVEQLGVDESEVTPEAHFINDLGADSLDTVELVMALEEEFGVEISDEDAEKIQTVGDVIKFIDKLKG from the coding sequence ATGGCAGATTTCGAAAAAATTAAGTCAATCATCGTAGAACAACTTGGTGTTGATGAGTCAGAAGTTACACCTGAAGCTCACTTCATCAATGATCTTGGTGCTGACTCTCTTGATACAGTTGAGCTAGTAATGGCTCTTGAAGAAGAGTTTGGTGTGGAAATTTCTGACGAAGACGCAGAAAAAATCCAAACCGTAGGCGATGTAATTAAATTCATCGATAAACTTAAGGGGTAA
- the rnc gene encoding ribonuclease III: MSDSIRIKLPPERISSLKELQVLTKTQFKDISLLHLAFVHRSFANEDSDRYLSDNERLEFLGDSVLGILAAEFLYRSLPKGKEGKLAKLKSKMVSAPAIAKLARVYRFPEYLLLGKGERDKGEANANLQADCFEAFLGALYLDQGLESCRKFLTPHFQTMEKAVEDAEETKDYKTILQEFCQKKWKKLPEYSVMKEEGPDHDKEFLVSVVCDKNFQTNGEGKNKRRAEQMAAKAALRFLKIL, translated from the coding sequence TTGTCCGACTCGATTCGTATCAAACTCCCACCTGAAAGAATTTCCTCTCTTAAAGAACTCCAAGTTTTAACAAAGACCCAATTTAAGGATATTTCTCTTCTCCACCTAGCATTTGTTCACAGGTCATTCGCAAACGAAGACTCAGATCGTTATTTATCTGACAATGAACGTTTGGAGTTCCTTGGTGACTCGGTCCTCGGAATCCTCGCTGCCGAATTTTTATATCGATCCTTACCCAAAGGTAAAGAAGGGAAACTTGCTAAACTAAAAAGCAAAATGGTTTCTGCGCCCGCCATTGCGAAATTAGCGCGTGTGTACAGGTTCCCTGAGTATTTACTCCTCGGCAAAGGCGAAAGGGACAAAGGGGAAGCCAATGCCAATTTACAAGCAGACTGTTTTGAAGCTTTCCTTGGTGCTTTGTATTTGGACCAAGGATTAGAAAGTTGTCGCAAGTTCCTCACTCCTCATTTCCAAACGATGGAAAAGGCAGTGGAAGATGCCGAAGAAACAAAAGATTATAAAACCATTTTGCAGGAATTTTGCCAAAAGAAATGGAAAAAATTACCTGAATATTCTGTTATGAAAGAAGAGGGTCCTGACCACGATAAAGAGTTCCTCGTTTCTGTTGTTTGCGATAAAAATTTCCAAACAAATGGGGAAGGAAAAAACAAACGTCGGGCAGAACAGATGGCAGCTAAAGCGGCCTTACGTTTTTTAAAAATACTATGA
- a CDS encoding NUDIX domain-containing protein, translating to MIDFLLKSKSMRVRVAALIQDPKGKILLVQQQKKQSGYWLLPGGGIEFGESGEEALKRELNEELSLEVSKMDFLFLNESIDPNKKRHLIQIVFLTKVKDLLPVLNPKEKAISGFGYFTTKEILSMDIRPDIKHYFRAKTTNKPRYISSPWVNEP from the coding sequence ATGATCGATTTTTTATTAAAATCCAAATCGATGAGAGTTCGGGTTGCCGCTCTCATCCAAGACCCCAAGGGTAAAATTTTGCTTGTACAACAGCAAAAAAAACAGTCGGGGTATTGGTTACTTCCCGGTGGTGGGATTGAATTTGGTGAGTCGGGAGAAGAAGCACTCAAACGAGAACTGAATGAAGAATTGTCTCTGGAAGTGAGTAAAATGGATTTTTTATTTCTAAATGAATCCATCGATCCAAATAAAAAACGTCATCTCATTCAAATTGTTTTTTTAACCAAGGTCAAAGATCTGTTACCCGTTCTCAATCCGAAAGAAAAAGCAATTTCTGGGTTTGGATATTTTACTACCAAAGAAATTTTGTCTATGGACATTCGTCCCGATATAAAACATTACTTCCGGGCAAAAACAACAAATAAACCTAGATATATTTCCAGCCCATGGGTGAATGAACCATGA
- the aroB gene encoding 3-dehydroquinate synthase encodes MKLSEREIIGQGFRYPIELHEDFQGLTEKLNSLPKVSKIYVLTSREIAGIYEKYITKELKSLNFPFSFIYLKPGEKNKHIDRVKKVYNQLIETDADRRAVVIAFGGGVVGDFAGFIAATYQRGVRFVQVPTTLLACVDSSVGGKVAVNVDSGKNMVGAFYQPEFVFAPLFTLSTLPDKEWSCGLAEIAKHAFLDGGDFLEKISNSIRSEYSADSPILRYAIEESVRVKSGIVGQDEKESGLRAVLNLGHTTGHAIESLTQYKKYSHGEAVSVGLVTALLLSKELVGFSESNFQKAITLMKKLELPTRLEEKPEEILKHMEHDKKKEGSSLKFVLLEDFGKPKFGVPVERKMILEILKRQKGKL; translated from the coding sequence ATGAAGTTGTCAGAACGTGAAATTATTGGACAGGGATTTCGTTACCCAATTGAGTTACACGAAGACTTCCAAGGCCTCACTGAAAAATTAAATTCACTTCCCAAGGTTTCAAAAATCTATGTGCTCACGAGCCGAGAAATAGCGGGAATTTATGAAAAATACATTACCAAAGAATTAAAGTCCTTAAACTTCCCATTTTCCTTTATTTATCTAAAACCTGGTGAAAAAAATAAACATATCGATCGGGTAAAAAAAGTCTACAACCAACTCATTGAAACGGATGCAGATAGAAGAGCTGTTGTCATCGCCTTTGGTGGTGGAGTGGTAGGTGACTTCGCGGGTTTCATTGCTGCTACCTACCAAAGAGGCGTACGTTTTGTACAGGTTCCGACAACACTACTAGCTTGTGTTGATTCCTCAGTAGGGGGAAAGGTTGCCGTAAATGTTGATTCCGGTAAAAATATGGTTGGAGCGTTTTACCAACCAGAGTTTGTTTTTGCTCCCCTCTTTACACTTTCCACTCTCCCAGATAAAGAATGGAGTTGTGGTTTGGCAGAAATCGCAAAACACGCATTTCTCGATGGTGGAGATTTTTTAGAAAAAATATCCAATTCAATACGTTCAGAATACTCTGCAGATTCACCAATTCTTCGTTATGCGATAGAGGAGTCTGTGCGAGTTAAATCCGGGATTGTTGGCCAAGATGAAAAAGAATCAGGTCTTCGTGCGGTCCTAAATTTAGGGCATACAACTGGTCATGCCATTGAATCGTTAACCCAATACAAAAAATATTCTCACGGGGAAGCGGTTTCTGTGGGCCTTGTGACTGCTCTATTGTTATCGAAAGAATTGGTTGGATTTTCAGAATCAAATTTTCAAAAGGCTATCACCCTTATGAAAAAACTGGAACTTCCCACTCGTTTGGAAGAAAAACCGGAAGAAATCTTAAAACATATGGAACATGATAAAAAAAAGGAAGGTAGTTCCTTAAAATTTGTTCTCTTAGAGGATTTTGGAAAACCAAAATTTGGTGTTCCTGTAGAAAGAAAGATGATCCTCGAAATTTTAAAACGCCAAAAAGGAAAACTATAG
- a CDS encoding mechanosensitive ion channel family protein, whose protein sequence is MGRGSLKEFYLDLNPLTLLRSANRDFAETMILFGYMVIVAIFCYKITMILVERIKPAPDAVHEYNRRKVARMGFLLVFGIAYLPIVFSSLSLLPTVLGLAGAGIVISLKEVWLNMVGWFMIMGANGFKVGDRIELDNIKGDVVNIGFFKFTLLEIASDPRFEQSTNRLIHFPNYNIVLYRFFIVSETMDFVWDEFKVYLEINSNWEKAEKICSQILHEELVLAPELVESKIREMSKNYLVRLGKTTPIVYTSLEPEGTILMCLRYLTPIRSKRLNRILISKEILTKFKNENDIYIHTH, encoded by the coding sequence ATGGGTAGGGGAAGCCTAAAAGAATTCTATTTGGATTTAAATCCATTAACTTTACTTCGTAGTGCTAACCGTGATTTTGCGGAAACCATGATTCTGTTTGGATACATGGTCATTGTTGCTATATTTTGTTATAAAATTACCATGATTCTTGTGGAGAGGATCAAACCAGCTCCCGATGCGGTTCATGAATACAATCGTAGAAAAGTAGCCCGTATGGGATTTCTTTTGGTGTTTGGAATTGCTTACCTTCCCATTGTGTTTTCAAGTTTGTCGCTTTTGCCAACGGTGCTTGGTCTTGCTGGTGCCGGGATTGTCATTTCACTGAAAGAAGTCTGGTTGAATATGGTCGGTTGGTTTATGATTATGGGTGCCAATGGATTTAAGGTGGGAGACCGGATTGAACTGGATAATATCAAAGGTGATGTTGTTAATATAGGTTTTTTTAAGTTCACTCTATTAGAAATTGCTTCAGACCCAAGATTTGAACAATCAACAAATCGACTCATTCACTTTCCAAACTATAATATTGTTTTGTATCGATTCTTTATTGTTTCGGAAACTATGGATTTTGTTTGGGATGAGTTTAAGGTTTATCTTGAGATCAATTCCAATTGGGAAAAAGCAGAAAAAATTTGTTCCCAAATCCTTCATGAAGAATTGGTTTTGGCTCCTGAATTGGTAGAATCAAAAATTCGAGAGATGTCTAAAAACTATCTGGTTCGACTTGGCAAAACAACTCCTATCGTATACACTTCTTTAGAACCTGAAGGAACTATCCTGATGTGTTTACGTTATTTAACTCCCATTCGGTCAAAGAGGCTCAATCGAATTCTTATCTCGAAAGAAATCCTAACTAAGTTCAAAAATGAAAATGACATCTACATCCACACACATTAA
- a CDS encoding toxin-antitoxin system YwqK family antitoxin, producing MTSTSTHIKDSSIWVFVSLLVAVLVSGLLFGPCKATAARPGSIPKDANYEKKTNLYLLVGDGFYREWYENGNLITEVPVDALGQPNGYGKKLNYLTGITIMEGNMINGERDGLWKFYFSDGKLYIEQNYQAGNRKKQLWIRSAELGNETGSYHRYFRSGRVNEKGFFDGGLRTGDWVRYYPDTKVEEKGSYENDKKVGEWFYYYPTGAKEASEIYSNEGELISRSTFYPNGKVWCLVRKGKESECH from the coding sequence ATGACATCTACATCCACACACATTAAAGACAGTTCGATCTGGGTCTTTGTATCCTTATTAGTTGCGGTTTTAGTTTCCGGTTTGTTGTTCGGTCCTTGTAAAGCAACTGCCGCAAGACCTGGTTCTATTCCTAAAGATGCAAACTACGAAAAAAAAACAAATCTCTACCTTTTGGTAGGGGATGGGTTTTACCGTGAATGGTATGAAAATGGAAATTTAATCACTGAAGTGCCCGTTGATGCTCTTGGCCAACCCAATGGATATGGTAAAAAGTTAAATTACCTCACTGGGATTACCATCATGGAAGGGAATATGATCAACGGTGAGCGAGATGGACTTTGGAAGTTTTATTTCTCAGATGGTAAATTATACATTGAACAAAATTACCAAGCAGGGAATCGCAAAAAACAGCTATGGATTCGATCTGCTGAACTCGGAAATGAAACCGGCTCTTACCATAGATACTTTCGTAGTGGTCGGGTGAACGAAAAAGGTTTTTTTGATGGCGGTTTGCGTACAGGCGATTGGGTTCGTTATTATCCAGATACAAAAGTAGAAGAAAAGGGTAGTTACGAAAACGATAAGAAGGTGGGTGAGTGGTTTTATTACTACCCAACTGGTGCAAAAGAAGCATCTGAAATCTACTCCAATGAAGGAGAATTGATTTCAAGATCTACATTCTATCCGAATGGAAAGGTTTGGTGTTTGGTGCGCAAAGGAAAAGAATCGGAGTGCCACTAG